One Gammaproteobacteria bacterium DNA segment encodes these proteins:
- a CDS encoding alpha-E domain-containing protein — MLSRIAESVYWMSRFLERTDNTARLLDINLTHLLEADEAGSEELQWAPLLHIVAGNEVYQRIFPDGAVTGARMIRYMVQEKGNSGSIYAALKGARENARVARDRVSKEMWEALNEFWLQVDGHVTHRLSPERESVFFKHVRAEVARFHGLTVSTMLRGDAFSFYLLGTFLERADMTARILDVKYHRLLPDVAQVGSPLDYYQWGALLKSLSGFEAYRRHYHGGIRPLDVVDLVVFSRHFPRSLHFAVDRMTQAIQEIGTSQVDCAVCRALEGLSALLTARAPEEVVREGLHEFLTDYLDQLSTLHASLQNEYFEAHLGMEQCVI, encoded by the coding sequence ATGCTGAGCCGTATAGCCGAGTCCGTCTACTGGATGTCCCGTTTCCTGGAGCGCACGGACAACACCGCGCGACTGCTGGACATCAACCTCACGCACCTGCTGGAGGCCGACGAGGCCGGCAGCGAGGAACTGCAATGGGCGCCCCTGCTCCACATCGTGGCGGGCAACGAGGTCTACCAGCGCATCTTTCCCGACGGCGCCGTCACCGGGGCCCGCATGATCCGCTATATGGTGCAGGAGAAGGGCAACTCCGGCTCCATCTACGCCGCCCTCAAGGGCGCGCGGGAGAACGCCCGGGTGGCCCGCGACCGCGTCTCGAAGGAGATGTGGGAGGCCCTCAACGAATTCTGGCTGCAGGTGGACGGTCACGTCACCCACCGCCTGTCGCCGGAGCGGGAATCGGTCTTCTTCAAGCATGTGCGGGCCGAGGTGGCGCGTTTCCACGGCCTTACCGTCAGTACCATGCTGCGCGGCGACGCCTTCAGCTTCTACCTGCTCGGCACCTTCCTCGAACGGGCCGACATGACGGCGCGCATCCTCGATGTGAAGTACCACCGCCTGCTGCCCGACGTCGCGCAGGTGGGCTCGCCCCTGGACTATTACCAGTGGGGCGCCCTGCTCAAGTCGCTGTCGGGCTTCGAGGCTTATCGGCGCCATTACCACGGCGGCATCCGGCCCCTGGACGTGGTGGACCTGGTGGTGTTCTCCCGCCACTTTCCCCGTTCCCTGCACTTCGCCGTGGACCGCATGACCCAGGCCATCCAGGAGATCGGCACCTCCCAGGTCGACTGTGCGGTGTGCCGGGCCCTGGAGGGGCTGTCCGCCCTGCTGACCGCGCGCGCGCCCGAGGAAGTAGTGCGGGAGGGCCTGCACGAGTTCCTCACCGATTACCTGGACCAGTTGTCCACCCTTCACGCCTCGTTGCAGAACGAGTATTTCGAGGCCCACCTGGGGATGGAGCAATGCGTTATCTGA
- a CDS encoding circularly permuted type 2 ATP-grasp protein: MFAGLQSPAPARAMPYHEFYLDDFQPRDHYRPLWEHIRRAGQNLLAEKARDAHLALHTEGVTFTVYNDSEEGIERVWPFDLLPRIIPAREWDLLEAGLRQRIRALNLFLKDIYHGQRIIKDGVIPAELIYKGKDFQRHVLDVDPPHDIYTHISGVDLIRDIEGRYLVLEDNLRTPSGVSYMIENRIVERRILPEFFAHYRVRRVEHYPDLLLKALRHLSPRGADAAEIVVLTPGIYNSAYFEHTFLAKEMGVELAEGRDLVVKNNVVHLKTTRGLKRVDVVYRRVDDEFLDPLCFRADSALGVAGIMNAWRAGNVALVNAPGAGIADDKAVYAYVPEIIRYYLGETPILANVPTYQMTDPHDRELVLSQLEGMVVKAVAESGGYGMLMGPASTPEQRRDFTRRINEDPRNYIAQPVVPLSRHVCYLDGELESRHLDLRPFIIYGEDIDVVPGGLTRVAMTKGSLVVNSSQGGGSKDTWVLAD, encoded by the coding sequence ATGTTCGCCGGATTACAATCACCCGCACCTGCCCGGGCCATGCCCTACCACGAGTTCTATCTGGACGACTTCCAGCCGCGGGACCACTACCGCCCGCTGTGGGAGCACATCCGCCGCGCCGGCCAGAACCTGCTGGCGGAGAAGGCCCGGGATGCCCACCTCGCCCTGCACACGGAAGGGGTCACTTTCACCGTCTACAACGATTCCGAAGAGGGCATCGAGCGGGTGTGGCCCTTCGACCTGCTGCCCCGCATCATCCCGGCCCGCGAATGGGATCTGCTGGAGGCCGGCCTGCGCCAGCGCATCCGCGCGCTGAACCTGTTCCTCAAGGATATCTACCACGGCCAGCGCATCATCAAGGATGGCGTGATCCCGGCGGAACTCATCTACAAGGGCAAGGATTTCCAGCGCCATGTGCTGGACGTCGACCCGCCTCACGACATCTACACCCACATCAGCGGCGTGGACCTCATACGCGACATCGAGGGCCGCTACCTGGTGCTGGAGGACAACCTGCGCACCCCCTCGGGGGTGTCTTACATGATCGAGAACCGCATCGTCGAGCGTCGCATCCTGCCGGAGTTCTTCGCCCACTACCGGGTGCGGCGGGTGGAGCATTATCCCGATCTGCTGCTGAAGGCCCTGCGCCACCTGTCGCCGCGGGGCGCCGACGCGGCGGAGATCGTGGTGCTCACCCCCGGCATCTACAACTCGGCCTACTTCGAGCACACCTTCCTGGCCAAGGAGATGGGCGTGGAGCTGGCGGAGGGGCGCGACCTGGTGGTGAAGAACAACGTGGTCCACCTCAAGACCACGCGCGGCCTCAAGCGCGTGGACGTGGTGTACCGCCGGGTGGACGACGAGTTCCTGGACCCCCTGTGCTTCCGCGCCGACTCGGCGCTGGGGGTGGCGGGCATCATGAACGCCTGGCGCGCCGGCAACGTGGCCCTGGTGAACGCCCCCGGGGCCGGCATCGCCGACGACAAGGCGGTGTACGCCTACGTGCCGGAGATCATCCGCTACTACCTGGGGGAGACCCCCATCCTCGCCAATGTGCCCACCTACCAGATGACCGATCCCCATGACCGGGAACTGGTGCTGTCCCAACTGGAAGGCATGGTGGTGAAGGCGGTGGCGGAGTCGGGTGGCTACGGCATGCTCATGGGCCCCGCCTCCACCCCGGAGCAGCGCCGTGACTTCACCCGCCGCATCAACGAGGACCCGCGCAACTACATCGCCCAACCGGTGGTGCCGCTATCCCGCCACGTCTGTTACCTGGACGGCGAGCTCGAATCCCGGCATCTGGATCTGCGCCCCTTCATCATCTACGGCGAGGACATCGACGTGGTGCCCGGGGGCCTCACCCGCGTCGCCATGACCAAGGGCTCCCTGGTGGTGAACTCCTCCCAGGGCGGCGGCAGCAAGGACACCTGGGTGCTGGCGGACTGA
- a CDS encoding spermidine synthase, with the protein MSLLFEELDYRPTAIGALSLRRRQLSLGVDVFEIKLGDEFLMSSLFTASEVALGRLALATLAGDRLEVVVAGLGLGYTAQAVLAHASVSSLLVVEMLEPVIDWHRNGLLPLGAELVADRRCRLVHGDFFAMAAGAGFDPDAPGRRFDAVLVDIDHSPAALLDDRSSGFYRPAGLRALAAHIRPGGVFGLWSNDRPDPSFTARLEEVFATARAEPVTFHNPLQDRPFTQTVYLARSATATGP; encoded by the coding sequence ATGAGTCTGTTGTTCGAGGAACTGGATTATCGGCCCACCGCCATCGGCGCCCTGAGCCTGCGGCGGCGGCAGCTGTCTCTCGGCGTCGATGTGTTCGAGATCAAGCTCGGCGACGAGTTCCTCATGTCGAGCCTGTTCACCGCGTCCGAGGTCGCCCTGGGCCGACTCGCACTCGCAACCCTGGCGGGGGACCGGCTCGAGGTGGTGGTCGCAGGCCTCGGGCTCGGCTACACGGCACAGGCGGTGCTGGCCCACGCATCGGTAAGCTCCCTGCTGGTGGTGGAGATGCTGGAGCCGGTGATCGACTGGCACCGCAACGGCCTGCTGCCCCTCGGCGCCGAGTTGGTGGCCGATAGGCGCTGCCGCCTGGTGCACGGCGACTTCTTCGCCATGGCCGCCGGCGCCGGCTTCGACCCGGACGCGCCCGGGCGCCGCTTCGATGCCGTGCTGGTGGACATCGACCACTCGCCCGCGGCGCTCCTCGATGACCGCAGCAGCGGCTTCTATCGTCCCGCGGGCCTGCGCGCCCTCGCCGCCCACATCCGGCCCGGCGGCGTCTTCGGCCTATGGTCCAACGACCGCCCCGACCCGTCGTTCACCGCCCGTCTGGAAGAGGTCTTCGCCACCGCCCGCGCGGAACCGGTGACCTTCCACAACCCATTGCAGGACCGCCCCTTCACCCAGACCGTCTATCTCGCCCGCAGCGCCACCGCCACCGGACCGTAA
- a CDS encoding gamma-glutamyl-gamma-aminobutyrate hydrolase family protein, with protein MTNMQVPLIGVTAANDPAVPGHYILRWDYVRGVEAAGGIAVILAPTRPSRLAPILDRLDAVVLSGGLDVSPQMYGGGDHITIHGSSLERDEFEAELILKALERDLPLLGICRGMQMMNVVRGGDLIQDIPSAVEGAVSHNQPGRPRDAIVHSVSIHETSRLYDIVGRSRIDVNSFHHQAIGAVGEGMVVTSRSTDGVVEGAEIPGYRFVVGIQWHPETLWPLGPPFASIFDALVREAGVSSG; from the coding sequence ATGACCAACATGCAGGTCCCCCTCATCGGCGTCACGGCGGCAAACGATCCTGCCGTGCCGGGCCATTACATCCTGCGCTGGGACTACGTGCGCGGAGTGGAGGCGGCGGGTGGCATCGCCGTGATTCTGGCTCCCACTCGCCCCTCCCGCCTGGCTCCTATCCTCGACCGGCTGGATGCCGTGGTGCTCTCGGGGGGGCTGGATGTGAGCCCGCAGATGTATGGTGGTGGGGACCACATCACGATCCACGGCTCCAGCCTGGAGCGGGATGAGTTCGAGGCGGAATTGATCTTGAAGGCCCTGGAACGGGACCTGCCACTGTTGGGGATCTGCCGGGGCATGCAGATGATGAACGTCGTCAGGGGCGGTGACCTCATTCAGGACATCCCCAGCGCGGTGGAAGGCGCCGTATCCCACAACCAACCCGGACGTCCCCGCGACGCCATCGTCCACAGCGTCTCCATCCACGAGACCAGCCGGCTGTACGACATCGTCGGGCGCTCGCGGATCGATGTGAACAGTTTTCACCACCAGGCCATCGGCGCCGTAGGCGAGGGCATGGTGGTGACCTCGCGATCTACAGACGGGGTGGTGGAGGGGGCCGAGATCCCGGGTTACCGATTCGTAGTGGGTATCCAGTGGCATCCCGAAACCTTGTGGCCCCTGGGTCCTCCCTTCGCGTCCATATTCGACGCCCTGGTGCGGGAGGCGGGGGTGTCCTCGGGCTGA
- a CDS encoding SGNH/GDSL hydrolase family protein, which yields MEILVIGDSWAAAREADTGRDAGWPALMGIAAGHRQGLSGSTAAQWAGDEGGVLTRARRTSAEAVVVSLLGNDARIAVLEGRVTADSVVRGINNLRTVLDALEHPLTVVMLYADPFGGRNEQANVAVPMLNGIIRMACVGRSVIFADTSAWLTPDHFDGRDIHPTRAGHAAIAHQMHQLCEGGG from the coding sequence ATGGAAATCCTGGTTATAGGTGACTCGTGGGCGGCGGCTCGGGAGGCCGACACGGGCCGGGACGCGGGCTGGCCGGCGCTGATGGGCATCGCCGCCGGCCACCGCCAGGGGCTGAGCGGCAGTACGGCCGCCCAGTGGGCCGGCGATGAGGGGGGGGTATTGACGCGTGCCCGCCGAACCTCCGCGGAAGCCGTCGTGGTGTCCCTGCTCGGCAACGACGCGCGTATCGCGGTATTGGAGGGCCGAGTGACCGCCGACAGCGTGGTACGGGGTATCAACAATCTACGCACGGTGCTGGACGCGTTGGAGCACCCCCTCACCGTGGTCATGCTCTACGCCGATCCCTTCGGCGGCCGTAACGAGCAGGCGAACGTGGCAGTGCCCATGCTCAACGGCATCATCCGCATGGCCTGCGTCGGCCGCTCGGTGATATTCGCGGACACCAGTGCCTGGCTCACCCCCGACCACTTCGACGGCCGCGACATCCACCCCACGCGCGCGGGCCATGCCGCCATCGCCCACCAGATGCACCAGCTCTGCGAGGGCGGCGGCTGA
- a CDS encoding PEP-CTERM/exosortase system-associated acyltransferase: protein MFDDRYETFLADTAEARAIHHRLRYRIYCEERSFEPHHQFPDRQERDAADDRARHLIVRARATGAWVAAMRLILPDPQPFPIQSHCSLCSHASTAIAWNRCGEISRLGIVRNGAKQTQRQGYDDESGQQRIPEIIFGLFRAAYTLNTEHGLEHALWMSVPALARILKRFHLPMRALGEPCDFRGIRQPYIIDVEPFWEGLCSTTRTIDPHFHISPGYVPYSALSSDLKTQKRPSQGGRPPYPVRMTPGLAMA, encoded by the coding sequence ATGTTCGATGACCGATACGAGACGTTCCTGGCAGACACGGCGGAGGCCCGCGCCATTCACCATCGCCTGCGCTACCGCATCTACTGTGAGGAGCGCAGCTTCGAGCCGCACCACCAGTTCCCCGACCGCCAGGAGCGGGATGCCGCCGACGACAGGGCCCGCCACCTCATCGTGCGCGCCCGCGCCACCGGTGCCTGGGTGGCCGCTATGCGGCTGATCCTGCCGGACCCGCAGCCCTTTCCCATCCAGAGCCATTGCAGCCTCTGCAGCCACGCCTCCACGGCCATAGCCTGGAACCGCTGCGGCGAGATATCCAGGCTCGGGATCGTCCGCAATGGAGCGAAGCAGACCCAGCGGCAGGGTTACGACGACGAGTCCGGGCAACAGCGCATTCCGGAGATCATTTTCGGTTTGTTCCGCGCCGCCTATACGCTCAATACCGAACACGGCCTCGAGCATGCCCTGTGGATGTCAGTCCCCGCCTTGGCACGCATCCTCAAACGCTTCCACCTGCCCATGCGAGCACTCGGAGAACCATGCGATTTCCGAGGTATACGGCAACCTTACATCATCGACGTGGAGCCCTTCTGGGAAGGCTTATGCTCGACCACCCGGACCATCGACCCCCATTTTCACATCAGCCCTGGCTACGTGCCCTATTCGGCGCTGTCATCCGACCTGAAGACGCAAAAACGCCCCTCTCAAGGTGGCAGGCCGCCCTACCCTGTACGGATGACCCCCGGCCTGGCCATGGCCTGA
- a CDS encoding nucleoside triphosphate pyrophosphohydrolase family protein has protein sequence MNDQASETDRDSYDAMLAAVQAFHDKHDFRNTGGEELAYRVALMAEELGEISSCVTKGKDTHKLAEEVADLMILVMGTAIAADFDLKAAFWDKMEKLMERESRMVNGRIRVSEFRDT, from the coding sequence ATGAACGACCAGGCATCCGAGACCGACCGTGATTCCTACGATGCCATGCTGGCGGCCGTCCAGGCCTTCCATGACAAGCACGACTTCCGCAACACCGGCGGCGAGGAGCTGGCCTACCGGGTGGCCCTCATGGCCGAGGAGTTGGGGGAGATCTCGTCATGCGTCACCAAGGGCAAGGACACCCACAAGCTGGCCGAGGAGGTAGCGGACCTGATGATCCTGGTGATGGGCACCGCCATCGCCGCCGACTTCGACCTCAAGGCCGCCTTCTGGGACAAGATGGAAAAGCTCATGGAGCGCGAATCCCGCATGGTCAACGGCCGCATCCGAGTATCCGAGTTCCGCGATACCTGA
- the glyS gene encoding glycine--tRNA ligase subunit beta → MTGSAPMLLEVGTEELPPTALKGLGEALARGFAAGLDKAGLAHGAVTMFATPRRLAVLVEDLERRQPDRETERRGPAVKAAFDADGMPTKAAQGFARSCGVPVEDLARVATDKGEWLAYTVHEQGQDATELLPAIAAAALDHLPIPKRMRWGERSAEFVRPVHWVLFLHGADVVPCRLLETPAGNTTRGHRFHHPAAITVDHPHHYRELLRAPGRVVADFDERRDTIRHQVEQAAGALGGRAEMDEALLEEVTALVEWPVAITGGFEERFLEVPHEALILTMKKNQKYFHLVDAEGRLLPHFITIANVDSPRPEVIKEGNERVIRPRLTDAMFFWEQDGKKTLAERVESLKSVVFQQRLGSIHAKSLRVAELAAAIAEDIGGDAALARRAGMLSRCDLMTEMVYEFPEMQGIMGRYQALRDSEPAELATAMDEFYMPRFSGDRLPGTVTGRAVSLAERLDTLVGIFGIGQRPTGDRDPFALRRAALGALRMLREEGLPLELRGLLEQARAGLGDLVTEADTVDAVYDFMLERLKGLYLEAGVGADVFEAVAAVAPARVADFDARIDAVTRFRTLPEAEVLAGANKRIHNILRKADVKPPDHVDVGLLQDPAERALAAATEEAATTVAPLLEAGDYATALARLATLRATVDTFFDQVMVMADDPAVRNNRLALLNRLGGLFLATADISRLQD, encoded by the coding sequence ATGACCGGTAGCGCCCCCATGCTGCTGGAGGTGGGCACCGAGGAATTGCCCCCCACGGCGCTGAAGGGGCTGGGGGAGGCCCTGGCCCGGGGCTTCGCCGCCGGCCTGGACAAGGCCGGGCTGGCCCACGGTGCCGTGACCATGTTCGCCACCCCGCGCCGCCTGGCGGTGCTGGTGGAGGACCTGGAGCGGCGCCAGCCGGACCGCGAGACCGAGCGCCGCGGCCCCGCCGTGAAGGCCGCCTTCGACGCCGACGGCATGCCCACCAAGGCCGCCCAGGGCTTCGCCCGCTCCTGCGGGGTGCCGGTGGAGGACCTGGCTCGGGTGGCCACGGACAAGGGCGAATGGCTGGCCTACACGGTCCACGAGCAGGGCCAGGACGCCACCGAGCTGCTGCCCGCCATCGCCGCCGCCGCCCTCGACCACCTGCCGATCCCCAAGCGCATGCGCTGGGGGGAACGGTCCGCCGAGTTCGTGCGCCCGGTGCATTGGGTGCTGTTCCTCCATGGTGCCGACGTGGTGCCCTGCCGGCTGCTGGAGACCCCGGCCGGCAACACCACCCGCGGCCACCGCTTCCACCACCCGGCGGCCATCACCGTGGACCATCCCCATCACTACCGCGAACTCCTCAGGGCCCCGGGGCGGGTGGTGGCCGACTTCGACGAGCGCCGCGACACCATCCGCCACCAGGTGGAACAGGCGGCCGGCGCCCTGGGAGGACGGGCGGAGATGGACGAGGCCCTGCTGGAGGAGGTAACGGCCCTGGTGGAGTGGCCGGTGGCCATCACCGGCGGCTTCGAGGAGCGCTTCCTCGAGGTGCCCCACGAGGCCCTCATCCTCACCATGAAGAAGAACCAGAAGTACTTCCACCTGGTGGATGCCGAAGGGCGTTTGCTGCCCCACTTCATCACCATCGCCAACGTGGACAGTCCGCGCCCGGAAGTCATCAAGGAGGGCAACGAACGGGTCATCCGCCCGCGTCTCACGGACGCCATGTTCTTCTGGGAACAGGACGGCAAGAAGACCCTGGCCGAGCGGGTGGAGTCCCTGAAGTCGGTGGTGTTCCAGCAGCGCCTGGGGTCCATCCACGCCAAGTCCCTGCGGGTAGCGGAGCTGGCGGCGGCCATCGCCGAGGACATCGGCGGCGACGCCGCCCTGGCGCGCCGCGCCGGCATGCTGTCCCGCTGCGACCTCATGACCGAGATGGTCTACGAGTTCCCGGAAATGCAGGGCATCATGGGGCGCTACCAGGCCCTGCGGGACAGCGAGCCCGCCGAGCTGGCGACGGCCATGGACGAGTTCTACATGCCCCGCTTCTCCGGCGACCGCCTGCCCGGGACCGTCACCGGCCGCGCCGTCTCCCTGGCCGAGCGCCTGGACACCCTGGTGGGGATCTTCGGCATCGGCCAGCGCCCCACCGGCGACCGCGACCCCTTCGCCCTGCGCCGCGCGGCGCTGGGCGCCCTGCGCATGCTGCGCGAGGAGGGCCTGCCCCTGGAGCTGCGGGGCCTGCTGGAGCAGGCGCGGGCCGGCCTGGGAGACCTCGTCACCGAGGCCGACACCGTGGACGCCGTGTACGATTTCATGCTTGAGCGCCTCAAGGGCCTGTACCTGGAGGCCGGCGTCGGCGCCGATGTATTCGAGGCCGTGGCCGCCGTGGCCCCCGCCCGGGTGGCCGACTTCGATGCCCGCATCGACGCCGTCACCCGTTTCCGCACCCTGCCCGAGGCGGAGGTCCTGGCTGGAGCCAACAAACGTATCCACAACATCCTGCGCAAGGCTGACGTCAAGCCCCCGGACCACGTGGACGTGGGCCTGCTCCAGGATCCCGCCGAGCGCGCCCTGGCCGCCGCCACCGAGGAGGCCGCCACCACCGTGGCCCCGCTGCTGGAGGCCGGCGACTACGCCACGGCCCTGGCCCGTCTCGCCACCCTGCGGGCAACCGTGGACACCTTCTTCGACCAGGTGATGGTGATGGCCGACGACCCGGCGGTGCGCAACAACCGCCTCGCCCTCCTGAACCGCCTGGGGGGACTGTTCCTGGCCACCGCCGATATCTCGCGGCTCCAAGACTGA
- the glyQ gene encoding glycine--tRNA ligase subunit alpha, translated as MSTATQPAAGTLEPSTFQGLILALQDYWAARGCVLQQPYDMEVGAGTFHPATFLRAVGPEPWSAAYVQPSRRPTDGRYGDNPNRLQHYYQFQVVIKPSPDDFQDMYLESLRRLGIDPLVHDIRFVEDNWESPTLGAWGLGWEVWLNGMEITQFTYFQQVGGLECRPVMGEITYGLERIAMYLQGVESVFDLTWADGPLGRITYRDVFHQNEVEQSTYNFEHADTAELFHRFDACEAESRKLIELRLPLPGYEQVLKASHTFNLLDARHAISVTERQRYILRVRTLARAVAEAYYAAREARGFPMARAEVAA; from the coding sequence GTGTCCACCGCAACCCAGCCCGCCGCCGGCACCCTGGAGCCATCCACCTTCCAGGGCCTCATCCTCGCCCTGCAGGACTACTGGGCGGCGCGGGGCTGCGTGCTGCAGCAGCCCTACGACATGGAGGTGGGGGCCGGCACCTTTCATCCCGCCACCTTCCTGCGGGCCGTGGGTCCCGAACCCTGGAGCGCGGCCTACGTGCAGCCCTCGCGGCGCCCCACCGACGGCCGTTACGGCGACAACCCCAACCGGCTGCAGCACTACTACCAGTTCCAGGTGGTCATCAAGCCGTCACCCGACGACTTCCAGGACATGTACCTGGAGAGCCTGCGCCGTCTCGGCATCGACCCCCTGGTGCACGACATCCGCTTCGTGGAGGACAACTGGGAGTCCCCCACCCTGGGGGCTTGGGGTCTGGGCTGGGAGGTATGGCTGAACGGCATGGAGATCACCCAGTTCACCTATTTCCAGCAGGTGGGGGGCCTCGAATGCCGGCCCGTGATGGGGGAGATCACCTATGGCCTGGAGCGCATCGCCATGTACCTGCAGGGTGTGGAGAGCGTGTTCGACCTCACCTGGGCCGACGGTCCCCTGGGCCGCATCACCTACCGCGACGTGTTCCATCAGAACGAGGTGGAGCAGTCCACCTACAACTTCGAGCATGCCGACACGGCGGAGCTGTTCCACCGCTTCGATGCCTGCGAGGCCGAGAGCCGCAAGCTCATCGAACTGAGGCTGCCCCTGCCGGGCTATGAGCAGGTCCTCAAGGCCTCCCACACCTTTAATCTGCTGGACGCCCGCCACGCCATCTCCGTCACCGAGCGCCAGCGCTACATCCTCAGGGTACGCACCCTGGCGCGCGCCGTGGCGGAGGCCTACTACGCCGCCCGCGAGGCCCGCGGCTTCCCCATGGCCCGGGCGGAGGTGGCGGCATGA
- a CDS encoding c-type cytochrome domain-containing protein: MNNKTLPLLSLLAAAGLVGCGSEPTTSAVSFSQQVKPILEQNCSDCHQSGGKGAEKSGLVLADHAAIMEGTRLGPVVQPGSAISSTLYLAVAGKTHPTIQMPHGEQPLNEQQVAVIEQWIDQGAKNN, encoded by the coding sequence ATGAACAACAAGACCCTGCCATTGCTTTCCCTGCTGGCCGCGGCCGGCCTCGTCGGCTGTGGCTCCGAGCCCACCACCTCCGCGGTGAGCTTCAGCCAGCAGGTGAAGCCCATCCTCGAGCAGAATTGCAGTGACTGCCATCAGTCGGGCGGCAAGGGGGCCGAGAAGTCGGGCCTGGTGCTGGCGGACCATGCCGCCATCATGGAGGGGACCCGTCTGGGGCCCGTGGTACAGCCCGGCTCCGCCATATCGAGCACCCTGTATCTTGCGGTGGCGGGCAAGACCCATCCCACCATCCAGATGCCCCACGGCGAGCAGCCCCTGAACGAGCAGCAGGTGGCCGTCATCGAGCAATGGATCGACCAGGGCGCCAAGAACAACTGA
- a CDS encoding metalloregulator ArsR/SmtB family transcription factor, with amino-acid sequence MSTENFKTDLFNQFARVAKALGNGRRLELLEFLAQGERSVDALARVSGLSIANTSQHLQQLRHAGMVACRKEGVSVYYRVSGDDVLELLDKVRSVAERHVAEVERMVSAYLTLKDSLEPIPAAELLERARAGLVTVLDVRPPEEFASGHLPGATNVPLGELEKSLQRLPPDQDIVAYCRGPYCVLAFDAVARLREKGFKAYRLEDGFPEWRLAGLPVEQ; translated from the coding sequence ATGTCAACCGAAAATTTCAAGACCGATCTGTTCAACCAGTTCGCGCGTGTGGCCAAGGCCCTGGGCAACGGCCGGCGCCTGGAGCTGCTGGAGTTCCTCGCCCAGGGGGAACGCAGCGTCGATGCCCTGGCCCGCGTCTCCGGCCTGAGCATCGCCAATACCTCCCAGCATCTCCAGCAGTTGCGTCATGCCGGCATGGTGGCGTGCCGCAAGGAAGGGGTGAGCGTTTACTATCGGGTGAGCGGCGACGATGTGCTGGAGTTGCTGGACAAGGTGCGTAGCGTGGCCGAGCGCCACGTGGCCGAGGTGGAGCGCATGGTCAGCGCCTATCTCACCCTCAAGGACAGCCTGGAACCCATCCCCGCCGCGGAGTTGCTGGAAAGGGCCCGCGCCGGGCTGGTGACCGTGCTCGACGTGCGGCCGCCGGAGGAGTTCGCCTCGGGCCATCTGCCCGGGGCCACCAACGTGCCCCTGGGGGAACTGGAGAAGAGCCTGCAACGGCTGCCCCCGGACCAGGACATCGTGGCCTACTGCCGGGGCCCCTATTGCGTGCTGGCCTTCGACGCCGTGGCGCGGTTGCGGGAGAAGGGCTTCAAGGCCTACCGCCTGGAGGACGGCTTCCCGGAGTGGCGGCTGGCCGGCCTGCCGGTGGAGCAGTAA